In Triticum urartu cultivar G1812 chromosome 6, Tu2.1, whole genome shotgun sequence, the following proteins share a genomic window:
- the LOC125517631 gene encoding RING-H2 finger protein ATL3-like, translated as MSVQGRRASCYDWCSDFTCAHAIFASGFVTAPVAIVHFVKRPYSGATILFAAFAAFCTAVSLILCCKFYAELKRPPWPRWLSSASAEARHLEQQDGRETEVSSHELQLRHPEQAVMGRERDDLRTALVPSYEHPGGAAECAVCLGEVEKGEAVRRMPVCLHVFHTECIDRWLRSHATCPICRCSVFTPLERPPEVVLNVEL; from the coding sequence ATGTCCGTCCAGGGGAGGCGCGCTTCCTGCTACGACTGGTGCAGCGACTTCACGTGCGCGCACGCCATCTTCGCCAGCGGGTTCGTCACCGCGCCGGTCGCCATCGTGCACTTCGTCAAGCGGCCCTACTCCGGCGCCACCATCTTGTTCGCAGCGTTCGCCGCGTTCTGCACCGCCGTCAGCCTCATCCTCTGCTGCAAGTTCTACGCCGAGCTCAAGCGGCCGCCCTGGCCCCGGTGGCTGTCGTCGGCGTCCGCCGAAGCGCGCCATCTTGAACAGCAGGACGGCCGAGAGACGGAGGTGTCGTCGCACGAGCTGCAGCTTCGCCACCCTGAGCAGGCCGTGATGGGGCGCGAGCGCGACGACCTGCGAACCGCTCTCGTCCCGAGCTACGAGCACCCGGGGGGCGCCGCCGAGTGCGCGGTGTGCCTCGGCGAAGTGGAGAAGGGGGAGGCGGTGCGGCGGATGCCGGTGTGCTTGCACGTGTTCCACACCGAGTGCATCGACCGGTGGCTGCGCTCGCACGCTACGTGCCCTATTTGCCGGTGCAGCGTGTTCACCCCGCTGGAACGGCCACCGGAAGTAGTGTTGAACGTCGAGTTGTGA